In the Syntrophorhabdales bacterium genome, TGCGCGGGATCATGTTTGTCCATCACAGTTCCTCCTTGCATACTAAATTATGACAGCGATTAGCCTTCAAGCGCATTTGAGCAAGTTCTACTTCATTGCCCCGATCTCTTTGAGATACTTTACGGCCCCCGGGTGAAAGGGTATGGGAATGCCTTTTGTCACGTCTTCGAGCGACATATCTTTGGCTGACGCATGAATCGCGTAATAGTCTGCTTTGTGTTCGAAGAGATTCTTCATGATCTTGTAGACAAAGTCGCTGCTCATGCCTTCGTGGGCATAAATGGCCGTGGTGAACCCGAGCACCGGCGTATCCTGTTCCAGACCCTTATAGGATTTTGCTTTTATGACGGTTCGATAGTAATAGGGGTGGTCTGTTGTTACCTTCTTCATAATTTTTTCATCCACCGGAACAATCCGGACAGCACGCTGAGTTGCGAGTTCAGAGTAAGCCGCGACAGGATAGCCCCCCACGAGGATGCCGCCGTCAAGGCTGTCATTCTGAATGCCTTCCACAGTTTCCCTGTAGACAAAATAGTAAGGCTTGAAATCTTTTTTGGCGATCCCGTATTCCTCAAGAAGATAGAGGGCGGTGTTTGCGGATGTGCTTCCCGGGCCGCCAATACCTATTCGCTTACCCCTGACATCAGCCCATGACTTGATAGGAGAATTGGCAGGCACCACGAGATAGACATCCGTGCCGAGCACATACGTGAGCGCTCTTATGCCGGCGAAAGGCTTTCCTGCGTACTCGTTTTTCCCGTACATCGCGTTCCATGCGTCAACAGTACCAAATAGCCCAAAGCAATCCTTCTTCTGTGCCTCGCGCTGCATCATCCGCCGCACTATTTCCATTGATCCCGTCGTGCTTTCGTGTACCATCTTCACATCGGGCAGAAACTTGTTGGTAACAGTAACGACTCCGGCGCCAAGGATGTAGCCTGTACCACCCACGGCAGGTGTATAAAACGGAACCAGCTCAGTCGCAGCCGTTGCCGCGGGCACAGAGAGCGAGCAGAACACGCATACCGAAAAAAGAAAAAGCATCACCAGCCGTACCAGTTTCATACCGACCTCCATTCTCTTTGTGCGATGAGTAGGCACGATACAGATGCGTTAATTAACACCGGGGTAGTGTGCTTTGTCAACGATTATCGATACTTTGTGTCATCCTGCGTTTGTATCATGCACCCGTAAATCGTCGCGGATGCGGATACAGCCCAACACGCTCTGAGCCGCGGGGCACCTTGTGAGGTACGCGGAAAAGGCGTCCTGAGCGTCAGCGGCCTTCTCCGGGTCCAGTTTCAGATGATAGGTGACACGTATTTCGGTAATTTTTGGTATGTCGTTCACCTTTTCGATGTCTCCTTCGACATCCGCGCTATAAAGGTCTTCGGTCGTGTGTATGCCTTTTCCGGCCAGCAACGTGGCCAGTGTTCCCATCATTCACCCTGCTGTGGCTGCGACCATATGGTCCAGCGTGGCAGGGTATTCTCGTTCAGTCTCAACGTTGTAGAATCGTTTGATACCTCCGTGCACGCCATAGTAGATCGGCTCGTCGAATCCCTCGACTATGGCCTTGCGCGTCGGGCCCTTGACCCGTACGATTTTGATGCGCGAAGTATGAAGTATTTCACCCATGCTGAACTCCTGACCGCTCCGTTACGAAAAGATGGACGGAAGAGGGAAGACCGCTCACTGCGTTCGCTAGCCAGCACTTGAATCCTAAAACCTCTTCTTCCGTCTTCTATCTTCTATCTCCTTACTTCTATCTTGCTAGTGACGCTTGCGTCACGATCTTTCCCCCCTTCGGGGACTTCGCGTCTTCCTAGTCGCACCGTGTGCGACGGTCTTCCGAGTCACGCTTGCGTGGCGGTCGTCCCAGCGCAGCGGTCTGAGTTGTATCACTCGACCAGGTATGGCGATGTGTCTTGACACGCGAGGCAAAACTCACCGTCGCTGACCGGGTAACTCTCCTTGCAGCGGGGGCAGACGGCAAAGCCTGCCCTGTGCCGTTTTTCAAGCATGTGACCTGCAACACGCACCTGTTGGACGCTGCAAAAGCTTGCTCCCGCTTCCTTGATCTGTCGCAGCAAGAGCTGATCGTCCTGCTCTTTCTTTGGCTTCAGCTTGAAGAACCAATTTTTGATCTCTGGCCAGGACTCAAGTTTAACCGGATCGACAAAAACGCGTATTCCCTCGCCACTCCGCTTATCATAAAAAGTCACGGCATAACGTCCCAGATTGAGCACGGTAAGCCAGCTGTTTCCAACTGTACACGGCGTGAGAAGCTGGACCGCGTCAGGCAAACACTTGGGCGTTTCAACAACTGCGTCAAAGAGCGCGTCTTCCGGCAGGTGCCGATAGGCGAGGTCCACCATAAAACCTCCTATGAGCACACCCGGCGCCGGATAAGAGTGAAAGGTCCGAACCCGGTCAACAAATTCCTCAAACGTGTATGAGCGGATAGTAGCCACAGCCTTATCCGGTTGCTTCGGTTTGTGTGATCTATCTTCTTGTCCCTTCATCTTCCTTCTCTTAGCTTATTAATTTTTTTGTTTCAATGAGTTTCGCTGTAATTTCACTTTTCTCGTCCATTGTCCGAGCGCATCGCGCGGCCATCCTAGCCCGCTAGGCACCCGCAAGGGCGGAGGCGAACGTTCTACGTGATTGCGTGACGCGTGCCCTTGACCCCTCGGACCCTACAAAAAAATGGTTCCCACATAAACGCTCTGCGCCAACTCAACGGTGACGCTCTTTGTTTTATGACCATTGTGGACTATACGGAGCGTGTATGTACCGCTGTTTTCTTCGAGGTTGTCAAATTTAAAGTCGCCGAAGTGATCAGTCGTACACTCGCCTATTTTCTCATTGCCGCTATTCAGGAGCGTTACAGAAGCCCCCTCTGCGCACTCCTCTTTGTCACCGACGCGCAACGCCACACTTCCGCCTATGAAGCAGCGCATAAAGCGGTAGAGGTTCTTGTGGAAGGCATGAGGGCTTGTGTTACGCTCAGGCAGATAGGTCTCCAGGTTTTCTGACTGGATCATCTCATTCACTTCGGTATCGTCTGCGTGACGGAGACTCAATGCTCCCGTGGGGCAGGCCTGTACGCAGCGCGTTTTCTTCCAACCCTCATCCAGAAGATGGGCGCAGAGCGTGCATTTCTGCGGTACGTTGAGGACATCGTTCCATTGGATGGCATCGTAAGGGCAGGCTTTCACCACCTGCTTCTGCCCCTGTGCTTTAGCCGGATCGATGATGACAATGCCGTCTGGTCTCCTTGTGATTGCGTCATCCTTTGCTGCTTTCATACACGGTGCATCCTCACAATGCATGCAGGGAACCGGCAGGTAGGCCACGTCGATAAAAGGAAATTCCCCCCGCTCCTTCCGCTCGATGCGTATCCAGCTTGAACCCTGCCCCGGCATGGGTGCTGCATAGCCGGGCCATTCATTGTCAACGTGCTCGTCTTTGCAGGCGAGAAAGCAGTTGTTACAGTTCTCGCATTTCTCCACGTCAACGACTAGATACCAGTTCTTCATTTCGCACCTCGCACATCAGCCCACATTAGCGGGGCTCACGTCGCCCCCTCCCAGTGGCAAAGCCACTTGGAGCCTCCCCTCCACCCTTCAGCCGCTCCGAGCGGCTGTGGGTACCCGGGAGCCGTGCTCGCTAGTGAAGAGTGTCTGTCCTCACTCACCATGTCCCCGGTTGTCATAAGACGTTAACACTATTTCATCCATCGCTCGATCTCCACGAGGCATGAGTTTGCCGCTATGCTGTGCGATTTTTCGATGATTGATCGGCTAGGCGTCAAGATGTTCATGCAGCCCCCGCGGTCTGGAGACGATCCGGGTTCTCCGATCGGGTCGTAATTTGACGAGCCCTCGTACGAGTGAACCGTGCCCGGACCTACCCGCTCTGTGATCTCTGCTGCGCAGATGACCGAGCCCCGATCGTTGAATACTCTCACCAGGTTGTTCTCTTTGATGCCACGTGCTTCGGCATCCTGAGAGTTGATACGCACGATCCAGTAATAATAGCCGTCAATCAACACACGATGATCTTTTATGTCATTGATCCAGCTATGTTTCCCGTCTCCCATGGTGTGAAAGCTGTACCTGGGGTGAGGAGTAATCATCTGCAAGGGGTATTTCTTGTAAAGCTCGGCGGTATGATGACCTTCCCAGGCAGGGATGTATTTGGTCATCACCGGTCTCTCCGGGTCATTCGGGTCGAAGCGCTGCAGACTCGAACAGACGAACTCTATTTTCCCCGTTTGGGTCTGAAGGCCCCTGAAGACCTGTTCGGAGTAATCTGCCGGCAATGGGGCAATCTCGGGCGTATCCTTCAGCCGGTCTTCAGCAAAAGCCCTGAAAGAAACTGGTGCGCGCAACTCCTCCTTGGGCGCGGGAATCACGTAATAGCCTTTCTCGAGAAAGGTTTTCCACGAGATCGCTTTAGGCAGGTCAGTTGCTTCGAAGAGGCGCTTGCACCAGTCGAACTCAGTAACTCCTTCCGAGAAGAGCGCTGCAAACCCCAGCCGTTTCGCTATCTCGAGGAATATCTGGAAATCTGATTTGGACTCGCCGAGGGGCTCGATACACTTATGTTGCAGAATTGCCACCCGGTGGTTGCACTGGTTGAAGCTGTGCTGAATGTAGCCTCCGCAGTTGGCGAACTCACTGATGTCCCACCGCTCAAAGTTTGTGCAGGCAGGCAGTATGACGTCTGCAAACTTTGCTTCTCCTTCGAACCATATTGACTGGTTGACCACAAATTCGAGTTTGTCGGACCGGTACATTTTTGCGTAGCGGTTTGTTTCGCACATGGTGCCCAAGTGAGAGCCGCCGTACTTGTAGTACATCTTTACCGGTGAATGACCCGGCGCGGGATAGTCGTACCGGAGAAACTGGCCGTGAATGGTCATGGAGTCGGTCGGATAGCCGTACGTATGGCCGTCGAGGATTGCCTCTGGAATGCGTAACCGGGGCACCCGCTGGTAAACTGTGTTTACGGTCGGCAGCTGCGGAAAGCGTGAGTAAAGCGCCACGGCGAGAGCCGTGCCGCCGAGATCACCTGAGAGGCCTCCCTCAGCATAGCCAGGGAAATAGAAGCTCGTGTCTATGGGTGTGCCCTGCTGCATGCCGCCCATATTGATGCCTGGCTTGCCGAGACCCTGCATGGCCATGAGACAGACCATGGAGCGGGCCCATTCATTTCCTGTAGCGTCGCGGCAGGCGCTGCCAAAACCCGAGAGCCCGCCTGCTGCAAGATACGTCTTTCTCGTACCCCATAACCTGGCCAGCGCCCTTACTTCTCTCGCGGGTATTCCTGCCTCTCCCTCTTGCCATTCGGGAGTTTTCGGGATACCGTCTTCTTTGCCCAGCACATACTCCTTCCACTGATCGAACCCGTGGGTGCGCGAGGCCACGTATGCCTTATCGTAAAGACCTTCTGTTATCCACACGTACGCGACGGCCAGTGCAAGGGAGTTACCTGTTGCGGGTCGAGGCGCGAGCCACTTGCCGCCGAGAAGAGCTGCCGTGTGGTTGTAAAACGGATCAATATGCACCATCTTGATACCCAGCTCTTTCAGCCACTGGCGGCGGACAGTGCCCTCGAATGCACCGTACACCCCACTTGTCGCTTCCGGGTCGCTCGACCAGAAGACGACCATTTCACATTCCTTGAGGCAATCTTCTACTGTGCCGTAGCTTTCGGGCGCACCAAGGTGCATGCTCTGTCCCCAGTGGTGCGTTGCGCCCCAGTACCAGCCTTCCCAGCTGTCTGGATTATGCGCCACCGGTGTCCATCCAATGTTGTTGAAGAATCTGAGTCGCGCGCTCAACCAATAGCCGAGGATTCCCCACAGATGATGCGAGCCGCTCCCGTTCAGGATGGCTCCCGGACCATGCGTCTTCTTCACGCGCTTTATTTCATTTGCAACAATATCGAGCGCTTCATCCCAGCTGATGCGGACGTATTCCGACGTGCCCCGGTTCTGGCAGTTGCGATTACCATTGGGATCGAAATCAACCCGCTTCATCGGGTAGAGAATCCTTTCAGGCGAGTAGATCATTGATTTGAAGACGAGTGTGTGGGGAGAAATGGTTGTCCGGCGAGGAGGAGTGAATGTCTTTCCTCTCGCTCTGATTGTCCATGGCTGTGCATCCTTGTCGTCAAAATCGATGGGCGTGATCCTCAGGATCTTCCCGTCCTTCACGTAGACGAACACAGGACCGCCGTTGCTGTTACTTGTGTATCTCGTGACGCCTTTGCCCATGTCGGTGCCGTATTTCGTTCCCGCATTGAGCATCAGGCTCAGCGTTTCCATCCACCAGCTGCTCATCTCATCCGGGCCTTCGAGCCCCAGGCGGAAACTCTTCATGGCGTTGATCGTGGCCAGCTGATCGCGGGGGGGGACGAGCATATCGAGCGCCACGCGTGCGTCGCCGAAGGTCACGGTGACGTCAGGGGAGGCATGAATACCGCTTCCCGATATAACCTCGCCGTTCCTGATGGTGAAGTATCTGCCACGAGAATTGTCCTTCAGTTTCAATTGGGCTGTGAGCGTCCTCTCGCCAAGGCGCTTCTTGAAAAACGGGAATTTTCTTGCCGTGGAGTCGAGACGCATTTTCATGGCAAGGAGAACGAGTGAAAAAATAAAATTCGCAAGCGCGTCAGATTTAGCCAGTAATTTGACTATCGATTTCACCAGGCACCCCTATGGCTATTTGTCTTCAAGCGTATACCTTCGTTGTCCCTGCGTCGCTTATCCTCCTGCGACCCGTCGTTCAATTGCTCGTGCCCGCTGGCAAGAAGGCTGCCCACGGGTGCCCCGCTAATACAATCCTCGCTGCCGCGCCGGGTACCCGGCCGAAGGCTGGGCCCATCTTGAATACAAACGCCATTCCTGGAACGTCCTGGAGCACGATGCGGCTCATGTTGGCATGGCTCTATTGTTGTTTATATTAACACGGTTGTCAAATATATTGGAAAGCTGGTTGCTTTAGAGAGTGAGGCCTGATGAGGGTCAGGGCTGCATCCCGCCCTGAATCCATCCCTTTAGCTTTTGCAGATTGCCCTCGTTCCATGGCCCGTCGCAAGGCATTTCCTTGGCGGCAAGCCGGGCATATATATCCTCAGCGTGTTTTTTCGCGTTCTCATAAGAAGTGAGATCGATTCCGTTCGGCTTCATGCCGTTTATGTCCTTGTCGCGAAAGAGAGGCCGAATATCGGCAGCAAAGCTGAGAGCATCCATGGCATTCTCCTTTCTTAATTCAGATGCCTTGCCGGGAAGATTCAGAACAGTACTCGCCTTGCTCCCCGCTCTGTAACGAAACCGGTTGAAGAAGAGCATGATTCCCAGAATTGCCTGCAGGGCAGTGGCAGCCCCCAGAGCCACCCGATAGATACTCCCTAACGGATTCCAACCGGCGTGGATAGAATAGAGCACATTATAGATGAAGGAAGTATCGAAAGATGCCAGCCTCCCTCCACTCATTAACATGCCGGCGATAGCCTGGATGCTCAAGAAAAAAGCAACCGCCATTCCCAGACGGCGATGGACAATGCGCGCCTTAGCCGCGTTCATCTCAGGTCGGCACAATATAATGGATTAGAACCCTACTCAGTGACTGTAATAGTTCCCCGCATTCCCTCATGACCGGTTCCACAGAAGTTGTCACAGTGAAAAGGAAACGTTCCTGTCTTATCAGCGGTAAACTGGAGCCTGTTGACTTTTCCGGGCTGAATATCCGTGCGAATTCCCAGACCCGGGCAGTTGAACCCGTGCAATCTATCGAGCGATGTGAACTCCAGCACCACCGGCACGCCTTTCTTCACTGTGATATCCTTGGGCGAATATTCAAACCGTTTAGCTGTTACCTGGATCACCTGCTCTTTCTCAGCTGCGATCAGGCGTCCATACGTGGCGACTAGAATAAGCGCCGCAATTACGCCGCAGAGTAGGAACCAGGACTTCATTGATTTCATAGTTTTTCTCCTTTCACGCCGAATTCGGATATGGTGTAGCGGGCCTCTCCCGTCTTCGCCTGTACCTCGCGGAATCCCAGCCCCTTATAGGGTTGGCTCGCATCCCATGGAATGGGATTCTTCACTGGAACCGAACCAGGGGCAGGCAAGGGGAACATCAATCCCTTGGCCGCATGGTGGGCAATCTGCCCCGTGTTGTTGTGGTGTTCCTGGTGGATATGCCCGTAAAAGACTGTAACATTTGCAAAGGGCTTGAGCAGTTCTATGGCCTTGGCCCCATCCCGCGTATACCAGTCCCAATCCGGATACAGATCGAACAGCGGACGGTGGGTAAAGACCACGATTCGTGCATCGTTGCCCAGCTGTTTCAGATCAGCACCCAACCACGTCAACTGCTCATCCCCGATTTGCGATGTCGGATTCGACACATTATCCAGGACAATGAAATGAACCCCCTTGTGGTCAAATGTATAGTGTGTTTTTCCAAAGAACTCTTTGAAAACCGCCCCCTCATCCAGCCCGGCATCGTGTTCTCCAGGCATAAATCTGATCTCCTTCACTTTCAGGTCTTTGATGATATCGCGGAACCCGGTCATGCGTGTTCTGCGCTCTTTGTCATCATCGGTGACATGCGTGAGATCACCCGTGAACATGATGAAATCGGGCTGAACTTTGAGATCGTTGACTGCTGTGACAGCCTTCTTGAGAGTGCCTGAGAAATCCGGGTTTACCGCGGGTGCGTTGAAGCCCCAGTGTGTATCGGACATCTGGACGAAAAAGAAGTCATCCTCTGCAGCCAGGGCCTTGCCAGTCATCTTATCAAGTCCGCAGAGTTCAGACACAAATACCACACTGCCGAGGCCTGCCAGTTTCAGAAACTCTCTTCGGTCAATATTCATAGACCCTCTTCGAGCCGGGATGTGCTCTTACTCCTGCCTATTCTGGCTTTCTGGAATTACCTGAACGAATATAGGCACGGGATCGCTGGACTTCAAGCCGCTCGATCAGATCTGTGCCTTGAGGCGAGAGGTTACTATTTCTCTGCTGGTCGCAGACTGAGGCGGGCTCCCATTTCAAAGGCTCTCTGGCAATCCTTCGGAAAGACTTCAGCCCTTCTCCTTGCCTTTTTCTCGGGATCAAAGCGATCCGCAACTACTTTCGAGTAATCATCGAACTGGTAGGTGTCGAAACTGAAGAGCGTTTCTGTGGCACCGAAAATCCTTGCCAGCGTCTCTTCAGTTATTGCGATCTGCCGGTCGAAGCCCCGTTCCTTCATCAGCTCTTCGGTGACGTTCATGGTGTAAATAAAGGCAGTGCGTATCTTTCTCGGGTAGAGGGAGCCCGGCGGGTCGGTGTAGGTGGAATAAGGAAAGAACAACCGTTCCATAAACGAACGTATGTGCCCCGTGGCCGTTCCGTAATAGATCGGAGAGCCGAAGACGAGACCGTCAGCTTCTCCTGCCTTGACGAGCACCGGTGTCAGCTCATCGTTGACCGCACATCTGCCGTAACTCTTGCCGCCTCTGGTCTTGCAGGAGAAGCAGCTGATGCAGCCCTTGTAATTCAAGTCGTACAGATGGATCAGCTCTGTTTCTGCGCCTTCCGATGAGGCTCCTTCGAGGGCTTTCTCAAGCAGTGTCGCCGTATTCCAACTCTTTCTCGGACTCCCGTTGAACCCTATGATCTTCACGGCCCCTCCCTAATTTTTGCACGTCATTTTTGTACGTCAGGTAATATCTTTTCGAAATAGTCCAGAGACTCGGGGTTGATGAGCGCGTCCCTGTTGGTGACCGGTCTGCCGTTGATGATGTTCGTAACAGCGCTTTCCACCTTCTTCGAACTGAATGTGTACGGTATATCAGGTACGTCAACTATCAGAGACGGTACATGGCGCGGAGAGGCTTTATCACGCAGGGCATTCTTGATTCTCTTCTGCAGATCATCGGTGAGGGTGGCGCCCGGAGCAAGCTTCACAAAAAGGAGCACGCGTTGGTCGCCTTCCCAGTTCTGGCCTATGGCGACACTGTCGGCCACTTCCTCGAATTTGTCCACGATGTTGTAGACCTCAGCCGTGCCTATGCGAACGCCGGAGGGCTTCAGTATGGCGTCCGAACGGCCGAAGAAGGTGATACCGCGGGTGTCGCTGTAGAACGTCACATAATCCCCATGGCGCCATATGTTCGGGTAAACGGTAAAATAAGCGTCCCTGTAACGAGAGTAGTCGGGGTCGTTCCAGAAATAGAGAGGCATGGACGGGGCAGGGGCTTCACAGACAAGCTCTGCCTGTCTGTCATGCACGACATTTCCCTTTTCATCGTATGCCTTCACCTTCATGGCAAGGCCTGGGGCCTGCAGTTGGCCGGCGTAAACCGGTAATGTCGGAGAGCCGATTGC is a window encoding:
- a CDS encoding TAXI family TRAP transporter solute-binding subunit, with protein sequence MKLVRLVMLFLFSVCVFCSLSVPAATAATELVPFYTPAVGGTGYILGAGVVTVTNKFLPDVKMVHESTTGSMEIVRRMMQREAQKKDCFGLFGTVDAWNAMYGKNEYAGKPFAGIRALTYVLGTDVYLVVPANSPIKSWADVRGKRIGIGGPGSTSANTALYLLEEYGIAKKDFKPYYFVYRETVEGIQNDSLDGGILVGGYPVAAYSELATQRAVRIVPVDEKIMKKVTTDHPYYYRTVIKAKSYKGLEQDTPVLGFTTAIYAHEGMSSDFVYKIMKNLFEHKADYYAIHASAKDMSLEDVTKGIPIPFHPGAVKYLKEIGAMK
- a CDS encoding OsmC family protein, producing the protein MMGTLATLLAGKGIHTTEDLYSADVEGDIEKVNDIPKITEIRVTYHLKLDPEKAADAQDAFSAYLTRCPAAQSVLGCIRIRDDLRVHDTNAG
- a CDS encoding formylmethanofuran dehydrogenase subunit E family protein, yielding MKGQEDRSHKPKQPDKAVATIRSYTFEEFVDRVRTFHSYPAPGVLIGGFMVDLAYRHLPEDALFDAVVETPKCLPDAVQLLTPCTVGNSWLTVLNLGRYAVTFYDKRSGEGIRVFVDPVKLESWPEIKNWFFKLKPKKEQDDQLLLRQIKEAGASFCSVQQVRVAGHMLEKRHRAGFAVCPRCKESYPVSDGEFCLACQDTSPYLVE
- a CDS encoding 4Fe-4S dicluster domain-containing protein, with the protein product MKNWYLVVDVEKCENCNNCFLACKDEHVDNEWPGYAAPMPGQGSSWIRIERKERGEFPFIDVAYLPVPCMHCEDAPCMKAAKDDAITRRPDGIVIIDPAKAQGQKQVVKACPYDAIQWNDVLNVPQKCTLCAHLLDEGWKKTRCVQACPTGALSLRHADDTEVNEMIQSENLETYLPERNTSPHAFHKNLYRFMRCFIGGSVALRVGDKEECAEGASVTLLNSGNEKIGECTTDHFGDFKFDNLEENSGTYTLRIVHNGHKTKSVTVELAQSVYVGTIFL
- a CDS encoding molybdopterin-dependent oxidoreductase yields the protein MKSIVKLLAKSDALANFIFSLVLLAMKMRLDSTARKFPFFKKRLGERTLTAQLKLKDNSRGRYFTIRNGEVISGSGIHASPDVTVTFGDARVALDMLVPPRDQLATINAMKSFRLGLEGPDEMSSWWMETLSLMLNAGTKYGTDMGKGVTRYTSNSNGGPVFVYVKDGKILRITPIDFDDKDAQPWTIRARGKTFTPPRRTTISPHTLVFKSMIYSPERILYPMKRVDFDPNGNRNCQNRGTSEYVRISWDEALDIVANEIKRVKKTHGPGAILNGSGSHHLWGILGYWLSARLRFFNNIGWTPVAHNPDSWEGWYWGATHHWGQSMHLGAPESYGTVEDCLKECEMVVFWSSDPEATSGVYGAFEGTVRRQWLKELGIKMVHIDPFYNHTAALLGGKWLAPRPATGNSLALAVAYVWITEGLYDKAYVASRTHGFDQWKEYVLGKEDGIPKTPEWQEGEAGIPAREVRALARLWGTRKTYLAAGGLSGFGSACRDATGNEWARSMVCLMAMQGLGKPGINMGGMQQGTPIDTSFYFPGYAEGGLSGDLGGTALAVALYSRFPQLPTVNTVYQRVPRLRIPEAILDGHTYGYPTDSMTIHGQFLRYDYPAPGHSPVKMYYKYGGSHLGTMCETNRYAKMYRSDKLEFVVNQSIWFEGEAKFADVILPACTNFERWDISEFANCGGYIQHSFNQCNHRVAILQHKCIEPLGESKSDFQIFLEIAKRLGFAALFSEGVTEFDWCKRLFEATDLPKAISWKTFLEKGYYVIPAPKEELRAPVSFRAFAEDRLKDTPEIAPLPADYSEQVFRGLQTQTGKIEFVCSSLQRFDPNDPERPVMTKYIPAWEGHHTAELYKKYPLQMITPHPRYSFHTMGDGKHSWINDIKDHRVLIDGYYYWIVRINSQDAEARGIKENNLVRVFNDRGSVICAAEITERVGPGTVHSYEGSSNYDPIGEPGSSPDRGGCMNILTPSRSIIEKSHSIAANSCLVEIERWMK
- a CDS encoding cupredoxin domain-containing protein; amino-acid sequence: MKSMKSWFLLCGVIAALILVATYGRLIAAEKEQVIQVTAKRFEYSPKDITVKKGVPVVLEFTSLDRLHGFNCPGLGIRTDIQPGKVNRLQFTADKTGTFPFHCDNFCGTGHEGMRGTITVTE
- a CDS encoding metallophosphoesterase, with product MNIDRREFLKLAGLGSVVFVSELCGLDKMTGKALAAEDDFFFVQMSDTHWGFNAPAVNPDFSGTLKKAVTAVNDLKVQPDFIMFTGDLTHVTDDDKERRTRMTGFRDIIKDLKVKEIRFMPGEHDAGLDEGAVFKEFFGKTHYTFDHKGVHFIVLDNVSNPTSQIGDEQLTWLGADLKQLGNDARIVVFTHRPLFDLYPDWDWYTRDGAKAIELLKPFANVTVFYGHIHQEHHNNTGQIAHHAAKGLMFPLPAPGSVPVKNPIPWDASQPYKGLGFREVQAKTGEARYTISEFGVKGEKL
- a CDS encoding flavodoxin family protein, whose translation is MKIIGFNGSPRKSWNTATLLEKALEGASSEGAETELIHLYDLNYKGCISCFSCKTRGGKSYGRCAVNDELTPVLVKAGEADGLVFGSPIYYGTATGHIRSFMERLFFPYSTYTDPPGSLYPRKIRTAFIYTMNVTEELMKERGFDRQIAITEETLARIFGATETLFSFDTYQFDDYSKVVADRFDPEKKARRRAEVFPKDCQRAFEMGARLSLRPAEK